The Palaemon carinicauda isolate YSFRI2023 chromosome 20, ASM3689809v2, whole genome shotgun sequence DNA segment GACTCCTTACTAGAGTTGTCTCCTACGAAAAGGTGTCCCCCACGAAGAGGAAGAGTCTCCCACGAAGAGGACTCCTCACTAGAGTTGTCTCCCACGAAAAGGTGTCCCAACGAAGAAGAGGAAGTGTCCCCTACGAAGGGGAAGGGTCCCCCACGAAGAGGAAGAGTCCCCCACAAAGAGGAAGTCTCTCCCATGAAGAGGACTCCCTACTAGAGTTGTCTCCCATAAAAAGATGTCCCAACGAAGAGGAAGAGTCTCCCACAAAGAGGAAGTCTCCGATGAAGAGGACTCCTTACTAGAGTTGTCTCCTACGAAAAGGTCTCCCAACGAAGAGGAAGGGTCCCCCACGAAGAGGACTCCCTACTAGGTTGTCTCCCACGAAGAGGAGTCCCCATGGAGAAGTCTCCTGCTAGAGGACTCCTTACTAGGGTTGTCTCATCCCACAGAAGACTCCCCACGAAAAGGAAGAGTTCCCCACAAAGAGGAGGATTCCCCCCCCACTAGTGTTGTCTCCCACATAGTTATCTCCCTTAAGAGGATTCCCTACGAAGAGGAAGAATCCCCCACGAAGAGGAATCGCCACAAAGAGGAGTCCCCCATAAAGAGGAAGAGGAGTCCCCCACGAAAAGGAAGAGGACTCTCCCACAAAATGGAGTTTCCTTCAAGAAGGCTAACCCACAAAATGGAGTTTCATACAAGAGGCCTCCCTCACAAAATGGAGTTTCCCACAGGATGACTCCCACGAAGAGGAGTCCTACAAGAGGACTTCCCACGAAGCAGTCTCCCCTACAAAGAGGACTCCCCAGTGAAGGCGTCCCCCACGAAGAGGAAGAGGCGTCCTCCACGAAGAGGAAGAGGCGTCCCCCACGAAGAGGAAGAGGCGTCCCCCACGAAGAGGAAGAGGCGTCCCCCACGAAGAGGAAGAGGCGTCCCCCACGAAGAGGAAGAGGACGATCCCCCACAAAGAGGACGATCCCCACAAAGAGGACGATCcccaggaagaggaagaagatgatCCCCACGAAGAGGACGATCCCCACGAAGGGGAAGAGAACGATCCCCACGAAGGGGAAGAGGACGATCCCCACGAAGGGGAAGAGGACGATCCCCACGAAGAGGAAGAAGACGATCCCCACGAAGGGGAAGAGGACGATCCCCACGAAGAGGAAGAGGACGATCCCCACGAAGGGAAAGACGACGATCCCCACGAAGAGGACGATCCCCACGAAGGGAAAGAGGACGATCCCCTCGAAGAGGAAGAGGACGATCCCCACGTAGAGGAAGAGGAGTCCCCCCCCACGAAGAGGAAGAGGAGTCCCCCCCACAAAGAGGAATAGGATGATCCCCACCAAGAGGAGTCCCCCCACGAAGAGAAAAGAGGACGATCTCCACCAAGAAGAGTCCCCCCACGAAGAGGAAGAGGACGATCCCCACGAAGAAGAAGAGGACGATCCCCACGAAGAGGACGATCCCCACGAAGAGGACGATCCCCACGAAGAGGACGATCCCCACGAAGAGGACGATCCCCACGAAGAGGACGATCCCCACGAAGAGGACCCCCCACGAAGAGGAAGAGGACCCCCCACACGAAGAGGAAGAGGACGATCCCCACGAAGAGGACCCCCCCCCCACACGAAGAGGAAGAGGACGATCCCCACGAAGAGGACCCCCCCCACGAAGAGGACCCCCCCCCCCACGAAGAGAAAGAGGACCCCCCACACGAAGAGGAAGAGGACGATCCCCACTACATTTGGAACCCACCAAAAGTAAGTTAGACATCAATGAAACATGTCATTTCAGTTGGTACATTTGTCAGGACTCGAATTTTAAGAAAGCAATTTTTTATTCTTCGCTGTTATTATCAGTCGTTAAATGTTACGTGAAAAAAGGTATATGAATATTGATTGCTTTATTTATAGGTAAGTTTTTTATATAGTAAAATAGTCCTTCATTATATTAGAAGTGTGTGTGTTGTAACTGGTTATATTTAAAGGTATTTTTTGACTTAAAATGGAGTTAGTTAAAATCTTTCATCATCACGtacaagaaaatttattttttttggtttaattGTTCAACAagaatcaaaatcatcatcatatgATGCAGCAATACCTCAAGTTCATCAAACTTGCATTATTGTTTAAGACTTCAGATTTGAAGTGTGGACTTGATGAGATCTACATGTTCAATTGAACATATTTAGCTCATATAATGTATTTAGCTCATAATGTGTTCCTTTATTAAGGAAATGTAAAAAGTACAAATGAAAGCACTGGTATCTGTGATCTGTCTTCATCTCAAACATTTTTTTAATTTGATGGGTCTTATGTTATGGTAAATGGTTAGGAAACAATTagtttataaatttaaaaaaaaaaaaatattttgatattggttaCTATTTGCATTATTAAATTTTGACTTGCATTCAGAAGCTAATATTCTctctatatgtgtacatacatgacTTTGATGGCAAGGTCTTATCCAGGGAAATAACAAGTCGTTTTGGAAGCAATACGGTTTCCAATTACTGTAATTGTAAATACAAACTAACTACAAGTTAAGATACAGTTGAAAAATTACTACAcccctatattctctctctctctctctctctctctctctctctctctctctctctctctctctcctcacagatTTTACAAGGTCACCTCAAAGTTTGAGTGACCACATATGACGACCTGTGTCAAGTCATCATATAATTTCTCAATATTAAATCATTTATGATCGTCAAAACTTTTAACTGTGATACTGTCTTAACCATGCTAGACTACCAAATATCTGGAAAGAATGTACATACTTTGGTGTTTATTTTTGTTGAGAATATTGGCTTCCAAACTTTAATCTAGGTTTAATCCATTTTTGTTTACATTCTGGGATttaaacaatagtaaaaaaaaatttcttcctcaGGTCTGGCTTCTATTAACGTTAAAGCAAAATCTGCAATGCAAAACTGAATATATTTTTCTGGGGCACAATCTCAGATTGGAATCTGTACCTGCAGAATGAATGGTAAGGGAATGTGAATTTAATATCTTTTACTTTCTAGACTTGGTTAGAGGTTTAGAGATGTAGTAGCATTCAGTTAATTGATCCAGTTCTTAAAAGTATGGGAAGTTGAAACCCATATCTTGAATGACCTTGTTAGATAGAACGAAGACTTGTTGAAAGGATCATGCAAGATTTCATAGAATTATTGGGCATTAATTTGATCTCCAGTATGATCAGAGGTTGGTTTTCTAAAAGGATTATCTAAATAAAAATGGTCAACAGCCCTTTTATCCAGTATAGGATGTAACCGAAGTTGAATAATAACCATTTTAAGATATAATTCTTCGGGACTATGCTATGAAGAGTTAGTCTATCAGTAGTAACATTTCAGTTTACATAATTTGACGTTTCTGAAAAAATTATGCACCAGATTCAGAGGTTTGTTTTGGAAGAACTGTACAAATCTCATGAAGTTCTAGGTATATATGGTTCATCAAGGTCTAATGACAGTTTTATTTTTTCTCAGGTGGATCCACCTTTGACATTGGGTGTCATACAAGGAAGTAAATATTTCTGTTGAGGCCTCTTCATCATATGGCCTATTTGTCGTCAGGATCTAAAGCTTATAGAGGTGAGATATGATGAAATTAAAGGTGTTGTACAGAACTAAACAgagacctttttgaaaaataataaaatacattcaGCAATACATTATTTTGCTTTCTGCAAATATTGCCAGGGATCTAGAGATCAATGtggtcttttatttttttacatgtttattcatatattcacacacacgcccACTAATTGCATACATTCATTTCCATACAATGACACCATTTTCCTTGGAATTATCACTAATTTGATACAATAGATACTCAGGCAATTAGTTTTAACAGATATCTGATTTATATAATCGTAAGTCCGATCCTCAAATCTCACTTGTCTTGGTATTAAGTTTGACCTGTGATTACTTAGACACCAAAAACAGAAATAGCACTTATCATAACACCAGGTAACCGTATTTCATGTAATGTTAGAATCTAATTTACATTATGATAATGCAATAGTTTTAAAAGTTTGCAAAGTATATATTTGATGTTTAAAGATCCATGTATTTTTAAATTGGAGTTTATACAAGTTTTAAACAAACCACTTTTTATATAATAACCACTGTGCAATCCAAATAGCTGTGTTGTTTCAATACTTTTAAAAAGATGCTTAGATTTTGGTGTTAAATGATGATGTTAATTAAGGGATGTTGATTAATAAATTTGAGAGATGTGGGCAAATGTTGGTTCTGATATATTTTACTGATGTGGAAAAAATTAAAGGTGGTTTTAGGGAGGTATAGCCAGACCCAAGTCGTCGACATCgttatcatcacaataataataataataataataataataataataataataataataataataataataataataataataataataataataataataataataatgatgatattaataatgatattaataataattatataataataataataatgatgatgatgctgataatgataataataatgataataataatgatattaatactaataatgatgatgatgatgaggatgccaATCACTACAAGTAAATAACTTTTGCCTATTTTATGATGCTCCTGGTAAAGGGATCCTAAATATTGTACTCCTAATGCTCGAGGCCTGGTTAAAACccaacatattttaatatatacaagtTAATGTATCATAGTATGACATAATTAACTTGTTTCTACCATCCTCAGATAATCATCTTGGAAAAACGCGTGTTATTGTTAAGAAGATTTAAGTTGATTTAAGAAGATTTCCAATTAATATCAAGATGCTCCAAGGACATCTGGAAGATTATTCTGCCCCAGAAGACATCTGAATTAATTTTTAGAAACATTGAAAAAGAGGCAGTCCTGTTTGCAAGCAAAAAAATAGCATTACAAAGCTTTAGAAAATCCCTATTTTTAGATATATAGGTGATATAGGAGTGATAATTCACCTGTCTGTGATTGATATAGTTATGATTcttcaatcatttatttattagtttatcagGGTCTTAACAGTAATCTATGATACATTTTCATTGAAGTATCAAATCGGTTCAATTTTAATGAATACCTTAATATCAGGTATAGGCAGTCTTAAGTATTAGGATTCATTTATCCAAAATAATTTGATCAAATCAGGTCAATTTGATATTGCTAATGTACGTAATCACCCACAAAGGTTATCTGGAATCAGGTAGCTAGTTAGTTAAGTATTTAATTGAGCCATAGTTTTAAGCTGTCTGTAAAGATCAATAGCTATTTACTATAGATGTAATTATCTTGAAGAAAATTGGTTTGATCAGTAAGGTGATTAACATAATTTATAGTAGGTTTGCCTGAAGCAGATATATTTGATTGTAGGTAATACATAAGTTAAGAAGAATAGGATTGAcattataatgattttataataCGTGTACTTTTATATAGAACAGCCAGGTAAAAGCTATATTTGCCAAGTAAGTTTTGTCACAACAATAATTACTGATAGTTTGATGCAATTTCATAGATTTTAATTGAAATATCTTCCATTTTGCTAAGAAAATGTAGTTAGGGTATTCATTGCTATTAACCAATTATGGCAAAGGTCTGGAATTTTCTTGATAGCTCCTAATTAATGTATTAATGTAATATTACTTGAGCACTGATATATAGATACCTATATTAGTTCAAAATTCAGTTCAGTAAAGGTGGCATCTCAGACTGAAAGTCTTGAGGTGGTTACGGTTCATGTTAGGAAAGATTCCAGTTGATAATTTATTGACAAAGATAAATTGTCACAATTATTCAACATATGATAGTTTCGTAGGTTAATATCAAGTTTGTGCCTCTTGCTAACGTTTAGAAGAGCCATTGATAAAATACTGGTTTTTAAAATACTGTtcataattttaagaatattatcaTGATAGTTTTTTTTGCATATATCAAGACACTGATGGCATGTTAATGTCACAATCTGAAACTTACTTTTAAAAGAATTTAACATTAACAATGGTATTTTAGGATATATACCAGTTAGCTACCTTTATTGAAATGGCTTATTTAATGAAGGAATATTTATTATACAGTGTATAATGCGGCAAGTACATTAAAAAACGGAGTTTTAAAggattttttatattgataatcaTTTTGAAAGTATTGACAAGTCAAATTGAAGATGCTGCCCTAACTACTGTAGTTGATAGTATGAGTAATTTTAAATAGATTTGAACTGAAAGTGCTGATTCATGGGAACTTTGGTAGTGTTATTAAAATTTTGAGTTTACCATTGTTTACTCAAAATTGATATTAGATAAGTGTTTGATTTTAGACACGTAAATTATTGCTCAGTCTAAAATTGCATATTTCAGTTGTCATTCATTGCTGAAGACAGTTTTTGGTATCTAGATTAGTAAGTAAACCTAAAATGAGCGCAATCTCAAGGCAAGTTTTGAATAGTAAATAGATAAATTGATAAGTACCATCGATTATCTCAGGAGTTTTGAATAGTAAATAGATGAATTGATAAGGACCATCGATTATCTCAGGAGTTTTGAATAGTAAATAGATAAATTGATAAGGACCATCGATTATCTCGAGTTCTGGTTAATTTTAAAATGATAGTTGTTTTATCGAGTTGATCTTAAAAAGTTTTACATTTTTCCCCCCTGATTACTGTATTTTACAAAATACTGTACTCTATTTAAGTAGCCATTTAAGTAGGAAGTTGCTGTACTCTATTTAAGCTGCCATTTAAGTAGGAAGTTGCTGTAATATTGCAGTAACTATTTAAGTAGCCGCAGGAATTTTAGGTCATTATCAGACGCCAATGATATTTCAAATATCAGATGTAAAATCTTATACAAAGAACTTGATTGCATGTCGG contains these protein-coding regions:
- the LOC137659679 gene encoding protein TsetseEP-like, which translates into the protein MSQRRGRVSHKEEVSDEEDSLLELSPTKRGRGVLHEEEEASPTKRKRRPPRRGRGVPHEEEEASPTKRKRTIPHKEDDPHKEDDPQEEEEDDPHEEDDPHEGEENDPHEGEEDDPHEGEEDDPHEEEEDDPHEGEEDDPHEEEEDDPHEGKDDDPHEEDDPHEGKEDDPLEEEEDDPHVEEEESPPTKRKRSPPHKEE